One genomic segment of Paenibacillus sp. FSL H8-0332 includes these proteins:
- a CDS encoding flavodoxin family protein → MRTIIHDLQEQEFAGWLGDTAQEDLTIISDNGAIRSCMGCFGCWTRTPGTCVIKRDGYDNLGELFSRSDELMIISKCMYGSYSPFVLNVLNRSLSYMLPYFVTTHGETHHRPRYKHQFTLSVHFYGSDLTEAEQHTARMLVAANGLNLYSSENNVYFHTSPQHINEALQ, encoded by the coding sequence TTGAGAACGATCATCCACGATCTGCAGGAGCAAGAATTCGCGGGCTGGCTGGGGGATACGGCGCAAGAGGATTTAACAATTATCTCGGATAACGGTGCGATCCGTTCATGCATGGGCTGCTTCGGCTGCTGGACCCGGACTCCCGGGACATGCGTCATTAAGAGAGATGGCTACGACAATCTGGGGGAGCTGTTCTCCCGCAGCGATGAGCTCATGATCATCAGTAAATGTATGTACGGCAGCTATAGCCCCTTTGTGCTGAATGTGCTGAACCGGAGTCTCTCCTACATGCTGCCCTATTTTGTCACCACACACGGGGAGACACATCACCGGCCCCGCTACAAGCACCAGTTCACATTATCCGTACATTTCTATGGCAGTGACCTTACGGAGGCTGAGCAGCATACGGCCCGAATGCTGGTCGCGGCAAACGGCCTGAATCTGTATTCGTCAGAGAACAACGTCTATTTCCATACCAGCCCGCAGCACATTAACGAGGCCCTCCAATGA
- a CDS encoding carbohydrate binding domain-containing protein, whose product MKRNISALLAAAVIVTGLLSPLGSGGAEAKSVQSRLTAPAETTAALQGGSLGTSDLKAFTDVKEGSWAAQAVQRWSRSGVISGYGDGSFRPEQQVTRAEFTAIVNRIFGYKDMAAVLPADIPAAAWYKDDIAKAVAVGYLSTDANQRIEPAAPLKRGEAAVALQRILRLETERQAKGMYSDLAGADSAVSAAADAFTAAGYMQGYPGGLFKPDGGITRAELAKLADTLVPELRSAAGEVKLGKVKGNVVLSHGDITLRDSIIDGNLYLTEGIGEGVIRLQGVQVTGTTYIRGGGGQGISLTDSSPGAVQVAKPKGSVRIVASGTTTAGTVHLDSGVILEEGTLTGEGFGNVVLPAGEQIVTLIGNYGVVSTADAAGGNLMLSLSGKLSKLIWGVPGKLMLMNQAQVAELLLTAGARGTTITGSGSFGTVLNQAEAVTAGGIVLKPGSHSNLNLASPQASQPPVAAGGGEIATATPAVTATPEPVVTPEPTPTPTSVPWSLVWNDEFDDNVIDPAKWTYDLGDGTAVGNPGWGNNELEYYTNDAKNVKEQDGKLIITARKEAMGGKPYTSTRIKTNGLYSKVYGKFEIRAKAPTGKGLWPAIWMLPENYVYGNWAASGELDIMEGWGSRPNVVAGTIHYGSQWPDNVYSGKEYVLPGGSTIEEFHTYSIEWEPGEIRWYVDGVLFSTKNDWYSKSSGQPAINAYPAPFNQKFHLLMNLAVGGNFDGNPTEETVFPSSMEIDYVRIYELTGREYRQPVPVELEKEPYLEGAKPPLADGNFIYNSGFTQQVEGDPGMGIPNTAHWILYKDEGADAALSLEQAGGVNLLKVNILKPGGNSYSIQPQAIVSLAKGRYYKLSFDARTDTAREFTARLTGGAPLGFPSYSPAFKAVLTPQLQHYETMFQMKENSDNAARIEFNLGTNASPVWLGNARLEEIGSIPFEHDSAKAPLGNGNHLYNGSFDLGEPDRMSYWHIDASGDAEVNPQVDTEGRLKLDITGADTGGSEVTLQQKGIFLVQGQDYKLTFEADSSSARTAIATLRGHDGVVYASQPVQLSAGHQQAEAVFKNLAGATDHLGQFILRLTGGTGTVLLDQFMLVRTSSYYDPDLTYYPLLNGDFSFGLTSWERLLTEDGGQSTAAAVDGAAKFSITNTGNQAYSVMLFQNNLKAAAGLDYVVEFDASASVARQINVKAENASYSPSIDKTVELTPEKKHYRFEFRQGANDTLSLKFLLGKVGGVSVPQSHDIIIDNVRFEIKDAPAKPQELLADSTANRVSQPIELTFIQKAEWSGSIKSVKVNGATLAAELYHVGPGAITIQPAAFPAEGSYIITVEAEGYVNASVVQTLLANDNNLVVNGSFTGGSSGWSTWSGEGGASSFQVVDGAAEVLITAAGAQAWHTQLYQDKIPLEAGATYELSFRAKSTVPRQIVVEYSGTSAQAAQSKFDITATWATYSTQFSVTNDNPLKLNYLIGATLGEDKTANHTAHTISFDDIVLRKVTDVPDTEPASGTLDNGTFDEQPALKGWTQYFEGAGNAAVQNGELEVSLGFTGSANYAAQVDYRDLKLTQGKSYTLAFSARSDITRLIEVAVEHFGGEYTKYLQTTAAALTGEMQRFSYTFTMNGGTDAGVHLVFLLGLNPGNSTETNAAIEAGNHIYIDDVSLVENS is encoded by the coding sequence ATGAAAAGGAATATATCAGCGCTGTTAGCAGCCGCAGTAATCGTTACCGGACTTTTATCGCCGCTGGGCAGCGGCGGGGCTGAGGCGAAGTCTGTTCAGAGCAGACTGACAGCGCCTGCGGAGACAACGGCCGCCTTGCAGGGCGGAAGCTTGGGGACTAGTGATTTGAAAGCGTTTACCGATGTAAAAGAGGGCAGTTGGGCGGCTCAAGCAGTGCAGCGATGGAGCCGCAGCGGGGTGATCTCCGGCTACGGAGACGGCAGCTTCCGGCCGGAGCAGCAGGTAACCCGGGCAGAATTCACGGCAATCGTCAACCGGATATTCGGCTATAAGGATATGGCGGCTGTGCTTCCGGCGGATATCCCGGCGGCGGCCTGGTACAAGGACGATATTGCCAAAGCGGTAGCAGTGGGGTATCTGAGTACAGACGCAAATCAGCGTATCGAACCTGCGGCTCCGCTGAAGCGCGGGGAGGCAGCTGTGGCGTTGCAGCGGATATTGAGGCTGGAGACTGAACGTCAAGCCAAGGGCATGTATAGCGACCTGGCGGGAGCTGACAGTGCAGTAAGCGCTGCGGCGGATGCTTTTACAGCAGCCGGTTATATGCAGGGCTATCCCGGAGGCTTATTCAAGCCGGACGGGGGGATTACCCGTGCTGAGCTGGCGAAGCTGGCAGATACACTGGTGCCGGAGCTCCGCTCCGCAGCCGGGGAAGTGAAGCTGGGCAAGGTGAAGGGCAATGTGGTGCTGAGCCATGGGGATATTACACTGAGGGACAGTATCATTGATGGAAATCTCTATCTTACCGAGGGAATCGGGGAAGGAGTAATCCGGCTTCAGGGGGTGCAGGTTACCGGCACAACCTATATTCGCGGCGGCGGGGGGCAGGGCATAAGCCTTACGGACAGCAGTCCTGGGGCTGTTCAGGTAGCGAAGCCGAAGGGCAGCGTCCGCATCGTTGCCAGCGGGACGACAACTGCCGGAACAGTACACCTTGATTCCGGTGTTATCCTTGAAGAAGGTACGCTTACCGGGGAGGGATTCGGTAATGTTGTCCTCCCGGCAGGGGAGCAGATTGTCACTCTTATTGGTAACTATGGGGTGGTATCCACCGCTGATGCGGCGGGAGGCAACCTCATGCTGAGCTTGTCAGGCAAGCTATCCAAGCTGATCTGGGGCGTTCCCGGCAAGCTGATGCTGATGAATCAAGCGCAGGTGGCTGAGCTGCTCCTTACAGCCGGGGCCCGGGGTACTACGATTACGGGCAGCGGCAGCTTCGGCACCGTGCTGAATCAGGCGGAGGCTGTGACGGCCGGGGGCATCGTGCTCAAGCCGGGCAGCCACAGCAATCTGAATCTGGCCTCGCCGCAGGCCAGCCAGCCGCCTGTTGCTGCTGGGGGAGGAGAGATTGCGACGGCTACACCGGCTGTCACGGCGACGCCGGAGCCAGTAGTTACGCCGGAGCCGACGCCAACGCCGACCAGTGTTCCGTGGAGTCTGGTGTGGAATGATGAATTCGATGACAATGTTATCGATCCTGCGAAGTGGACCTATGATCTCGGCGATGGCACCGCTGTCGGGAATCCCGGCTGGGGCAATAATGAGCTGGAGTATTACACCAATGACGCGAAGAATGTGAAGGAGCAGGACGGCAAGTTAATCATTACCGCGCGCAAGGAGGCAATGGGCGGCAAGCCGTACACTTCCACCAGAATCAAGACCAATGGCTTGTACAGCAAGGTGTACGGCAAATTCGAAATCCGGGCGAAAGCGCCAACAGGCAAGGGGCTCTGGCCGGCGATCTGGATGCTGCCGGAGAATTATGTGTACGGCAATTGGGCGGCCTCCGGGGAGCTGGATATTATGGAAGGCTGGGGCAGCCGCCCGAATGTGGTTGCCGGAACGATCCATTATGGTTCCCAGTGGCCGGATAATGTCTATTCCGGCAAGGAATATGTGTTGCCGGGCGGTTCCACTATTGAAGAATTCCACACCTACTCCATTGAGTGGGAGCCGGGAGAGATCCGCTGGTATGTGGATGGGGTGCTGTTCTCCACCAAGAATGACTGGTACAGCAAAAGTAGCGGACAGCCCGCTATCAATGCGTATCCGGCACCGTTCAACCAGAAGTTCCACCTGCTGATGAATCTGGCAGTCGGCGGCAACTTTGACGGTAACCCTACGGAAGAAACGGTATTTCCGAGTTCCATGGAGATTGACTATGTCAGAATCTATGAGCTGACCGGACGCGAATACCGGCAGCCGGTTCCGGTTGAGCTGGAGAAAGAGCCTTATCTTGAGGGGGCGAAGCCGCCGCTGGCAGATGGGAACTTCATTTATAACAGCGGGTTCACGCAGCAGGTGGAGGGAGATCCGGGGATGGGCATCCCGAATACAGCCCACTGGATACTCTACAAGGATGAAGGCGCGGATGCGGCTCTGTCTCTGGAGCAGGCAGGCGGCGTGAATCTCCTCAAGGTAAACATTTTGAAGCCGGGCGGTAACTCTTATTCGATTCAGCCGCAGGCCATTGTCTCGCTGGCAAAGGGCAGATATTACAAGCTAAGCTTCGACGCCAGAACGGATACGGCGAGGGAGTTCACAGCCCGGCTGACCGGCGGCGCACCGCTGGGCTTCCCGTCCTATTCCCCGGCGTTCAAGGCGGTGCTGACCCCGCAGCTTCAGCATTACGAGACGATGTTCCAGATGAAGGAGAACTCGGACAATGCCGCGCGGATTGAGTTCAATCTGGGGACCAATGCTTCCCCAGTATGGCTTGGCAATGCACGGCTTGAAGAAATCGGCAGTATCCCCTTCGAGCATGACAGCGCCAAGGCGCCGCTCGGCAATGGCAATCACCTCTACAACGGCAGCTTCGATCTGGGCGAACCGGACCGGATGAGCTATTGGCATATCGATGCTTCAGGAGATGCGGAGGTTAATCCGCAGGTTGACACTGAAGGCCGCCTGAAGCTGGACATTACAGGCGCTGACACCGGCGGCAGCGAGGTTACGCTGCAACAGAAGGGGATCTTCCTGGTGCAAGGCCAGGATTACAAGCTGACCTTCGAGGCAGACAGCTCCTCCGCAAGGACAGCAATTGCCACACTGCGCGGCCATGACGGCGTAGTCTATGCTTCCCAGCCGGTTCAGTTGAGTGCGGGCCATCAGCAGGCTGAAGCGGTGTTCAAGAATCTCGCGGGAGCTACGGATCATCTCGGACAATTCATCCTGCGCCTGACCGGGGGCACTGGAACAGTGCTGCTGGATCAATTCATGCTGGTACGCACCAGCTCCTATTATGATCCTGATCTGACCTATTACCCGCTCTTGAACGGGGATTTCAGCTTCGGGCTTACGAGCTGGGAGCGGCTGCTTACAGAAGACGGCGGCCAGAGCACTGCGGCTGCGGTGGATGGAGCAGCCAAATTCAGCATTACGAACACCGGCAATCAGGCGTATTCGGTGATGCTTTTCCAGAATAACCTGAAGGCAGCGGCGGGCCTCGATTATGTGGTTGAATTCGATGCCAGCGCCAGCGTGGCCCGGCAGATCAATGTGAAGGCAGAGAATGCGAGCTATTCCCCTTCCATCGATAAGACGGTGGAGCTGACACCGGAGAAGAAGCATTACCGGTTCGAATTCCGGCAGGGGGCGAATGATACGCTGTCACTGAAATTCTTGCTCGGCAAGGTGGGCGGGGTGAGTGTTCCGCAGAGTCATGACATCATCATCGACAATGTCAGATTCGAGATCAAGGACGCCCCGGCGAAGCCGCAGGAGCTGCTAGCAGATTCCACAGCCAACCGGGTATCACAGCCGATTGAGCTGACCTTCATCCAGAAAGCAGAGTGGTCCGGCAGCATTAAGTCCGTTAAAGTGAACGGCGCCACGCTTGCGGCAGAGTTGTATCATGTAGGGCCGGGAGCAATCACAATTCAGCCTGCCGCCTTCCCGGCAGAGGGAAGCTATATCATTACCGTGGAAGCCGAAGGGTATGTCAACGCTAGTGTGGTGCAGACCTTACTGGCGAATGATAACAATCTGGTCGTTAACGGATCATTCACCGGCGGCAGCTCAGGCTGGTCCACCTGGTCCGGCGAAGGCGGAGCCTCGTCCTTCCAAGTGGTGGACGGAGCAGCGGAGGTGCTGATCACGGCGGCCGGGGCACAAGCCTGGCATACCCAGCTCTATCAGGACAAAATCCCGCTTGAAGCCGGCGCAACCTATGAGCTGAGCTTCAGAGCGAAATCTACCGTTCCCCGGCAGATAGTCGTGGAATACAGCGGAACCTCTGCCCAAGCGGCTCAGTCGAAGTTCGACATTACAGCCACATGGGCGACTTACAGCACACAGTTTAGTGTGACGAATGACAATCCGCTGAAGCTGAATTATCTGATTGGTGCGACACTGGGTGAAGATAAGACGGCGAACCATACGGCGCATACGATTTCTTTTGACGACATTGTGCTTAGGAAGGTAACGGACGTACCGGACACGGAGCCTGCCAGCGGCACACTGGATAACGGTACATTCGATGAACAGCCGGCTCTTAAGGGCTGGACCCAGTACTTCGAGGGCGCCGGAAATGCTGCAGTCCAGAATGGCGAGCTTGAGGTGTCGCTGGGCTTCACGGGATCTGCCAACTACGCCGCCCAGGTAGATTACAGGGATCTGAAGCTCACTCAGGGTAAAAGCTATACCTTGGCCTTCAGCGCCCGTTCGGATATCACCCGGCTGATTGAAGTAGCAGTCGAGCATTTCGGAGGGGAATATACGAAATATTTGCAGACAACCGCCGCTGCGCTGACTGGCGAAATGCAGCGCTTCAGCTACACCTTCACCATGAACGGCGGGACCGATGCAGGTGTTCATTTGGTCTTTCTGCTGGGGCTGAATCCCGGCAACAGCACAGAGACGAATGCGGCTATCGAGGCAGGCAATCATATCTACATCGATGACGTCAGTCTGGTGGAGAACTCGTAA
- a CDS encoding TetR/AcrR family transcriptional regulator, whose amino-acid sequence MKDKPYHHGNLRNQLIEAGIKLINLDGMNSFSLRKVAAECAVSHTAPYSHFKNIDELVAAMGEYVTSQFMDTLHASVQGQEENPDTIILLGQAYIDFFIEHPQYFQFLFYHSGIVIDLDNYDSDSYPPFALFRTTVYEVFRSSGLPESEFTKHLVTLWAMVHGITALLTNNGVRYSGNWRDLLELKSIF is encoded by the coding sequence TTGAAAGATAAACCTTACCACCACGGCAATTTACGCAACCAGCTGATCGAAGCTGGCATCAAGCTGATTAACTTGGACGGCATGAATAGCTTTTCCCTGCGCAAAGTAGCCGCCGAATGTGCAGTCAGCCATACCGCCCCCTACAGCCATTTCAAAAATATAGATGAACTGGTAGCCGCCATGGGGGAATATGTCACGAGCCAGTTTATGGACACCCTGCATGCCTCCGTTCAAGGACAGGAGGAGAACCCTGATACGATTATCCTGCTGGGGCAGGCCTATATTGATTTTTTCATAGAGCATCCACAGTATTTCCAGTTTCTGTTCTACCATTCAGGCATCGTTATTGATCTGGACAACTACGATTCTGACAGCTATCCGCCATTTGCCCTATTCCGGACAACGGTCTATGAAGTGTTCCGCAGCAGCGGGCTGCCTGAGTCAGAATTCACCAAGCACTTAGTTACACTCTGGGCCATGGTGCATGGAATTACGGCTTTGCTTACCAATAACGGAGTGCGTTATTCGGGCAACTGGCGCGATCTGCTGGAGCTTAAATCTATCTTTTAG
- a CDS encoding ketoacyl-ACP synthase III: MTGAKITAIGSYVPARRLTNQDLEQMVDTNDEWIVQRTGIRERRISREDEYTSDLCAAAVRDMMKRYGKSVQDVDMVLVATSTPDFSFPSVASIVQNTLGIPLTAGAIDLSTACAGFVYALHTAHALVSSGLHHKVLVIGADTLSKITDYTDRSTCILFGDGAGAVLVESGGAQDDFMGFNLGSDGSGAQHVYRTGLAEKVNGVELSGTGLLVQNGREVFKWAVRTVPQGVQQVLKNAGAELAEVDWFIPHSANLRMIEPICERLNYPLEQALYSLEAFGNTSAASIPLALDLGIREGKVRSGQQVLLYGFGAGLTHAGQLVRLSLDPQVAEPAPL; this comes from the coding sequence TTGACAGGTGCAAAAATAACAGCGATCGGATCTTACGTGCCGGCCCGCAGACTTACAAATCAGGACCTGGAGCAGATGGTGGATACCAACGATGAGTGGATTGTGCAGCGGACGGGTATCCGGGAGCGCAGAATCAGCCGCGAGGATGAATATACCAGCGATCTGTGTGCAGCTGCCGTCCGGGATATGATGAAGCGTTATGGCAAAAGTGTGCAGGATGTCGATATGGTGCTTGTGGCGACCAGCACGCCAGACTTCTCTTTTCCATCTGTGGCCTCGATTGTACAAAATACCCTGGGCATTCCGCTGACGGCGGGAGCGATAGATCTGAGCACCGCCTGTGCCGGATTCGTATATGCTTTGCATACGGCTCATGCGCTGGTGTCCTCGGGACTGCATCATAAGGTACTGGTCATCGGTGCCGATACGCTGTCCAAAATAACGGATTATACGGACCGCAGTACCTGTATTCTGTTTGGGGATGGAGCAGGGGCTGTACTGGTGGAGAGCGGCGGGGCGCAGGACGACTTCATGGGGTTCAATCTCGGCAGTGACGGAAGCGGAGCGCAGCATGTCTATCGCACAGGGCTGGCGGAGAAGGTGAACGGAGTGGAGCTCTCCGGGACAGGGCTGCTGGTGCAAAATGGCCGGGAAGTATTCAAGTGGGCGGTCCGTACGGTTCCGCAGGGAGTACAGCAGGTGCTGAAGAACGCCGGAGCAGAGCTTGCGGAAGTAGACTGGTTCATCCCGCACAGCGCCAATCTGCGGATGATTGAACCCATCTGTGAACGGCTGAACTATCCTCTGGAGCAGGCATTGTACAGTCTTGAAGCCTTCGGTAATACCTCGGCAGCCAGTATTCCGCTTGCGCTGGATCTGGGCATCCGCGAAGGGAAGGTGCGCAGCGGCCAGCAGGTGTTGCTGTACGGTTTCGGTGCGGGTCTTACCCATGCGGGCCAACTGGTCAGACTGTCGCTGGACCCTCAGGTAGCCGAGCCTGCTCCGCTGTAA
- a CDS encoding LacI family DNA-binding transcriptional regulator: protein MNIKKIAEMAGVSVSTVSKIMNNYSDVSEKTKRRVLEIIEQTGYTPSSSAKTLATKKSNLIGVIFAGELNVEFTHPFFVEVLNSFKKQMGVLGYDLIFFSNEKFINSGDYYSRCLHFHVDGCVIISGEKMEPAIQELDRSHIPCIGVDLELTGKKSGYVMSDNYQIASKVVEHFYLLGHRELGFIGSTADSDISNRREAGYVRAIAGFGLAMNPGWFVHGGDFFEPSGYEAMNSLIASGNLPKAVFAASDLLALGAIRALKEQGLRVPEDVAIIGCDDIEACQYTSPTLTTIRQNKERLGVLAAHMLFDLINNQSEGGSFVVEPALIVRESCGSGLTHLNR, encoded by the coding sequence ATGAATATCAAAAAAATTGCCGAAATGGCCGGGGTCTCTGTATCGACTGTGTCCAAAATCATGAACAATTACAGCGATGTTTCCGAAAAAACGAAACGAAGAGTGCTCGAAATCATCGAACAAACCGGATATACCCCTTCAAGCTCCGCCAAGACGCTGGCCACCAAGAAATCGAATCTGATCGGGGTTATTTTTGCCGGTGAGCTGAATGTGGAATTTACCCATCCTTTTTTTGTAGAGGTGCTGAATTCGTTCAAGAAGCAGATGGGGGTGCTGGGGTATGATCTGATTTTCTTCTCGAATGAGAAGTTCATTAACAGCGGCGATTACTACTCACGTTGCCTGCATTTCCATGTGGATGGCTGTGTTATTATCTCCGGAGAAAAGATGGAACCCGCCATACAGGAGCTCGACCGGAGCCATATTCCCTGCATCGGCGTTGACCTGGAGCTGACCGGCAAGAAATCCGGCTATGTCATGTCAGACAATTACCAGATTGCTTCCAAGGTGGTGGAGCACTTCTACCTGCTCGGGCACCGGGAGCTTGGCTTCATAGGCAGTACAGCGGATTCGGATATCTCCAACCGGCGCGAAGCAGGGTATGTCCGAGCCATTGCCGGCTTCGGCCTGGCCATGAATCCGGGGTGGTTCGTGCATGGCGGTGATTTCTTCGAGCCCAGCGGTTATGAGGCGATGAACTCGTTAATTGCATCGGGAAATTTGCCAAAAGCGGTCTTCGCCGCCTCCGATCTCCTCGCCCTCGGTGCCATCCGCGCCTTGAAGGAGCAGGGTCTGCGTGTTCCCGAGGATGTGGCCATCATCGGCTGTGACGATATCGAGGCCTGCCAGTATACCAGCCCTACACTGACTACCATCCGCCAGAACAAGGAACGCCTGGGTGTGCTCGCCGCCCATATGCTGTTCGATCTCATCAACAACCAGTCTGAAGGCGGCTCGTTTGTCGTTGAACCGGCGCTGATCGTCCGTGAATCCTGCGGCAGCGGGCTAACGCACCTGAACCGTTGA